CCGCTTGAGGTTATACCCTAAAAATGCCAAAGAAGCCTCCGCTCTGACTGACTCTAACCCACGAGTCAGAAAGTACGTGAACCCCATGCTTCGTTTTAGGGTGCCAAAGACATGTTCGATGATTGCCTGTCGTGTCGCGTA
The sequence above is a segment of the Selenomonadales bacterium genome. Coding sequences within it:
- a CDS encoding transposase; amino-acid sequence: YATRQAIIEHVFGTLKRSMGFTYFLTRGLESVRAEASLAFLGYNLKRAISLLGVERILKELASKAVAISFVLWPNRVRIVIFREILG